The DNA window TTACTATTTAGTTTCTTATTTTCACTTTCTTTAATCATTTCTCCAATGAACTCTTCATCTTGGATTTTTCCAAGCCATAAAGGTCCTGCATGGATTAATTTTTCACCGCATTCTGGACATGTGTCTTGTATTGAAGTTGCAAGCCCATTGTTTGTTTCCCTGTAAAGACAATGCTTACAATGGCTTATATAACCGATATTGTTTAAAGATTCATCAGTTGCTTTAGAACCCTTTTTAACTTCAAGATACAATCTCATGTAATGTTCAGTACTGTGGGATAGCTTAACTTCAATATATTTTTTATATTTGGCTAAAGTTAATGCAACATACCCTGTAAGGATTCTAATTCCTGTTTCATGACAGTATTCGCTTTTATATGGTTTTGCATTGTATTTGCGGATACATGGTTCTTTGTAAGTTCCACATAATGCAGAAGTGTCAGTTGCGGTTACACAAAGAAGGGAATTTTTACGAGCACAATATCCTGCAGCATCTAAAAAAGGAGATGGGGTTCCAAATGGGTCAATATCAATAACATCAAATTCTCCTCTATGTGAACGTAAAAAAGCACTAGCTTCATGGTTATAAATGTTAATATCTTGGAGGTTATTAAGTTCTACATTTATTTTTTCAAATTCATTTGCAGTTTCACTTATATCATTAATGGATATGGTGTCTGTTGAATCGATTTCATTTTTGTATCGTATTCCTCTAATCCCACTTCCACCAAACAAATCGCAAATAGCTATTGGGCGATTTTGTTCCTTTTGGAATGTTTGGAGAGCTAAAATAGAAATGTCTCTATTTAGTTCCATATGTGGGTTGTAAAATACAGGTGCATCAGATGAAACTTTGTCAAATTCAGGGAATTGAATTTTTGTTGTTCCTTCTGTTATTGTTACAAGATTATAATCGTTATGTGTTTTTTCAGTTTCACCCATTTTATCAACTTTGATATTTTATTTTCAATATTTATGTATTGTTTTAAATATTATTAAGTTATAATATAAATATAGTTTAGAAAAGTTAGTTAATTATTTTTTTTATAATTTGGTGATAGTTATGGCGGATATTAAGGTTCCTATTGCAAAACCAATTATTGGTGAAGAGGAAATTGAAAATGTTGTTGAAGTTTTAAAATCTGGTATGATTGCTCAAGGTCCTAAAGTAATGGAATTTGAAGAAAAATTTGCTAATTGGATTGGAGCAAAATATGGTATCGCTACAAATTCTGGA is part of the Methanobrevibacter woesei genome and encodes:
- a CDS encoding tRNA (guanine(10)-N(2))-dimethyltransferase; this translates as MGETEKTHNDYNLVTITEGTTKIQFPEFDKVSSDAPVFYNPHMELNRDISILALQTFQKEQNRPIAICDLFGGSGIRGIRYKNEIDSTDTISINDISETANEFEKINVELNNLQDINIYNHEASAFLRSHRGEFDVIDIDPFGTPSPFLDAAGYCARKNSLLCVTATDTSALCGTYKEPCIRKYNAKPYKSEYCHETGIRILTGYVALTLAKYKKYIEVKLSHSTEHYMRLYLEVKKGSKATDESLNNIGYISHCKHCLYRETNNGLATSIQDTCPECGEKLIHAGPLWLGKIQDEEFIGEMIKESENKKLNSKKELLKLLNSCHGEANAPITFYDMHHLCRVLKISAPKLDLVFDQLKKEGFIAIKSHYNPLAIKTDAPIKKIKSIIISLNCS